From Pseudomonas sp. G.S.17, the proteins below share one genomic window:
- a CDS encoding LysR family transcriptional regulator, with amino-acid sequence MHFDLADLRLFIHIGESPSLTQGARRAFLSPAAASARIKALESQFETRLLYRDSRGVELTPAGQRLLKHARLVMRQVEYLKSEFTNYGTDSAGHIRIFANTTAVTEFLPEVLAGFLAQRPGVTVDLQERLSRDIVRGVLDGSSDMGIIAGPVEAAGLQVMHFSTDRLVLAVPVGHDLASQSPVTLKQTLTFQHIGLHEGSTLLSFLRDHVERIGQHLSLRIQVSSFEAICRMVEAGVGIGIIPESAAVRHSRTMNLVTVQLDEPWAIRERSILVRELDALPGTVRALIATLMPDAEPPSATAADA; translated from the coding sequence ATGCATTTCGACCTGGCCGATCTACGCCTCTTCATTCACATCGGCGAATCCCCGAGCCTGACCCAGGGCGCGCGCCGCGCCTTCCTGTCACCCGCCGCAGCCAGTGCGCGGATCAAGGCGCTGGAAAGCCAGTTCGAAACACGCCTGCTGTATCGAGACAGCCGTGGCGTGGAACTGACCCCGGCCGGGCAACGCTTGCTCAAGCACGCGCGGCTGGTCATGCGTCAGGTGGAATACCTGAAAAGCGAGTTCACCAACTACGGCACCGATTCGGCCGGGCACATTCGCATCTTCGCCAACACCACGGCCGTGACTGAGTTTCTACCGGAAGTGCTGGCCGGTTTTCTCGCCCAGCGGCCCGGCGTCACCGTCGATCTGCAGGAACGCCTGTCCCGGGACATCGTGCGTGGCGTGCTGGATGGCAGCTCGGACATGGGCATCATCGCCGGACCGGTGGAAGCGGCCGGTTTGCAGGTGATGCACTTCAGCACCGATCGCCTGGTGCTGGCGGTGCCGGTGGGCCACGATCTCGCCAGCCAGAGCCCGGTGACCCTCAAGCAGACGCTGACCTTCCAGCATATCGGTCTGCATGAAGGCAGCACGTTGCTGAGTTTCTTGCGCGATCACGTCGAGCGCATCGGCCAGCACCTGTCGTTGCGGATTCAGGTGTCGAGCTTCGAGGCGATCTGCCGCATGGTTGAAGCGGGTGTGGGCATCGGCATCATTCCCGAGTCCGCCGCCGTGCGCCACAGCCGCACCATGAACCTGGTGACGGTGCAGCTGGACGAACCCTGGGCGATTCGCGAACGGAGCATTCTGGTTCGCGAGCTGGACGCCCTGCCCGGCACGGTTCGCGCATTGATCGCGACACTGATGCCGGATGCAGAGCCGCCTTCCGCTACGGCTGCGGACGCCTGA
- a CDS encoding DMT family transporter — MDMHRGGQQADFCSFNEAKPAVRPSQASLLPHRSSSVTWISTLLLSAMVLSWSSGFIGYRYVSEHSGVMLATFWRFVLAAVLLLPLVWRQLRELSWRNWADQGVVGLLGIAGYIGPIAASIALGVAPGTSSLIANLLPLSIVLLAGFVPGQATRGWQWLGIGLCLIGMLIASGSSLEFSRASIWAYSLPLLGVASLALATIYQKQSRHPPLPGLVGLFIQVCAILPVFALLALQEGSLRPVLASGFGLGVLWLVVFGTLGGYGFYWLCLRRFTLQSVSGALFLTPPVTMLWAYLQFGDPLAVSALLGVALTLAGLPFLRRPQP, encoded by the coding sequence AAACCGGCGGTGCGGCCTTCGCAAGCAAGCTTGCTCCCACACAGATCATCTTCAGTTACGTGGATCAGCACGCTGCTGCTCAGCGCCATGGTGCTCAGTTGGAGCTCCGGGTTTATCGGCTATCGCTATGTGTCGGAGCACAGCGGGGTGATGCTCGCGACGTTCTGGCGATTCGTGCTCGCGGCCGTGCTGTTGCTGCCGCTGGTGTGGCGGCAGCTGCGCGAACTGAGTTGGCGCAATTGGGCCGATCAAGGCGTGGTGGGTCTGCTGGGCATCGCCGGTTACATTGGGCCCATCGCCGCATCCATCGCCCTGGGCGTGGCGCCGGGCACCAGTTCGTTGATCGCCAATCTGCTGCCGCTGAGCATCGTCCTGCTGGCGGGTTTTGTTCCCGGTCAGGCGACGCGTGGCTGGCAGTGGCTGGGCATCGGCTTGTGCCTGATCGGCATGTTGATCGCCAGTGGCAGCAGCCTGGAGTTTTCCCGGGCGTCGATTTGGGCGTACTCGCTGCCGCTGCTTGGCGTGGCGTCACTGGCGCTGGCGACCATCTATCAGAAACAGTCGCGTCACCCGCCACTTCCGGGTCTGGTGGGGCTGTTCATTCAGGTCTGCGCGATATTGCCGGTGTTTGCCCTGCTGGCCTTGCAGGAAGGCAGCCTGCGCCCGGTGCTGGCCAGCGGTTTTGGCTTGGGTGTGCTCTGGCTGGTGGTGTTCGGAACGTTGGGCGGCTACGGATTTTACTGGTTGTGCCTGCGCCGCTTCACCCTGCAAAGCGTCAGCGGCGCGTTGTTCCTGACGCCGCCGGTGACGATGCTTTGGGCGTATCTGCAATTTGGCGATCCGCTGGCCGTCAGCGCGTTGCTTGGCGTGGCGCTGACGTTGGCGGGCCTGCCGTTTCTCAGGCGTCCGCAGCCGTAG